From the genome of Streptomyces sp. NBC_00523:
GGCGAGGAGTTCCGCGCCGCCTGACCCCGCTTCACCCGTGGTGGGCCAGGACCACCCTGCCGCCGATCTCCACCGTGCCGTCCGGCGCGGGAGCCGTGAGGATCTGGGAGCCGCGGCCCTGTGTGATGTTGAGCGCGCGCCCGAGGTGCGCGCTCAGCAACAGGGCCGCGGCTCCCGTCGCTTCGTCCTCCACGATGCCATCGTCCCTGCGCGGAAAGGCCCGTGCCCGTACGCGCCCCGCCGCCTCCTCCTCCCACGCCCAGGCGTAGAGCCAGCCCTCGCCGGGCGGCGGTGCCGGGAGCGCGTCGACCTCGGCGGCCGAGGCGTACTGCGTCAGGGTGCGCGGCGGCGCCCACTCCGGGCGGGCGGTGATCCAGCAGAACTCCCCGTCGTGGCGGGCGAACACGTCGCCCACCTCCAGCTCCAGGACCTCCAGGTCGAGCAGCCAGGCGGCGCCGACGACGGGGTGCCCGGCGAACGGCAGCCGCAGCCCCGGGGTGTAGATGTCGAGCCGGCCGCGCTCGGGGTCGTCCACGAACACGGTCTCGCTGAAGCCGAGCTTCCCGGCGAGCTCCTGCCGGTCCGCGCGGTCGGGGATGCGGCTCCCGTCGCGTACGACACCGAGGGCGTTGCCGTGCCGGCCGTCCGGTCCGCAGAACACGCGGAGGATGTCGGTGCCGGCGGGTACGTCGTAGTCGTTCACGCCCGCATTCAAGCACCCGCCCGGGCACCCGCCCCAACGAGAGGGCCGGTACCCGGGCGGTGTCGTGCGGTGGGTCAGGCGGTGGTACGGCGACGGCGGGCCACGACGACCGCTCCGGCGCCGGCCGCCACGATCAGGCCCGAGGCGGCGAGCAGCGAGCCCGTGGGCACGTCGGAGCCGGTGGAGGCGAGGGCGCCCGAGCCGCCGACCGTACCGGCGCCGCCGACGGAGCCCGAACCGCCTGCGCTGCCGCCGCCGGTGGTGGAGCCGCCGGTCGTGGAGCCGCCCGTGGTGGAGCCGGTCGGGAGCGTGGCGTCCTTGTCGAGGGAGACCGCGACGGTCAGCGCGTCGAGCGCCTCGCCCGCCTGGTACATCCCGCCGAACGCCTTGGTGGCGCCGTCGGAGGTGAGGGTCGCCGGGACGCCGGAGAGGGTCACGACGCCGTCCTTGGCGGCCAGCTTGCCCGCGGGCAGCTTCAGGTCGGCGACGGCCAGACCGGTGTACGTGGACACCTTCTTGGTCGCGCGGTC
Proteins encoded in this window:
- a CDS encoding PhzF family phenazine biosynthesis protein, producing MNDYDVPAGTDILRVFCGPDGRHGNALGVVRDGSRIPDRADRQELAGKLGFSETVFVDDPERGRLDIYTPGLRLPFAGHPVVGAAWLLDLEVLELEVGDVFARHDGEFCWITARPEWAPPRTLTQYASAAEVDALPAPPPGEGWLYAWAWEEEAAGRVRARAFPRRDDGIVEDEATGAAALLLSAHLGRALNITQGRGSQILTAPAPDGTVEIGGRVVLAHHG